A portion of the Salarias fasciatus chromosome 15, fSalaFa1.1, whole genome shotgun sequence genome contains these proteins:
- the cipcb gene encoding CLOCK-interacting pacemaker, translated as MSAKRKAENHSKAASRQRIAKPTGSRADSERDSGFSDASSEHMSTMHATDMEDSPNPIVQQGSQSAGSGQQPSQLAVVGGSYSSLSPMIIMNNVLLKQPGDPPPALKPWGFSPAVEVVQPVGQHPQVVFLQPVVSRQASPASKETTSRHRRPKKYLPILKSYPKIAPHPGDGSSSSGRGTASSSSSSSSSSSSSGSERGSLTNNRDHCQREKLQRSVSTSGSTTPSLPGTPSSMSPQLQSQLSLPATDSSSSSSLARERPPPAAGQTELMPSLSFTHTSGSKTQTLPAPWTVAQEEISPRQSDLCDSDADSKRKRFCNTYNILSKSGLLDITLRTKELLRQNRRTQSDLERLKENTDLFLQALRSGDSSICVKLQASLQEEDREKERERERAAQASVKAD; from the exons ATGAGCGCCAAAAGGAAGGCGGAGAATCACTCCAAGGCGGCGAGCCGACAGCGCATCGCGAAGCCCACCGGCTCCCGGGCTGACTCGGAGAGGGACTCCGGATTCTCAG ATGCCAGCTCAGAGCATATGAGCACGATGCACGCCACAGACATGGAGGATTCACCCAACCCCATCGTGCAGCAGGGGTCCCAGTCAGCCGGCTCGGGACAGCAGCCCTCTCAGCTGGCTGTGGTGGGGGGCTCCTACTCCAGCCTGTCCCCTATGATCATCATGAACAACGTCCTCCTCAAGCAG CCCGGAGATCCTCCACCCGCTCTGAAGCCCTGGGGCTTCAGCCCCGCGGTGGAGGTGGTGCAGCCGGTGGGCCAACATCCTCAGGTCGTCTTTCTCCAGCCGGTGGTCTCTCGACAAGCTTCCCCCGCCTCAAAGGAAACAACCTCCAGACACAGGCGGCCCAAGAAGTACCTTCCAATCCTCAAATCCTACCCTAAGATTGCCCCGCACCCAGGAGAcggctccagctcctctggtagaggaaccgcttcctcctcctcctcctcctcttcctcctcctcttcttcagggtCAGAGCGAGGCTCTCTGACAAACAATCGAGACCACTGCcagagagagaagctgcagaggagcgTCTCTACCTCCGGTTCCACCACACCGAGTCTTCCTGGTACCCCCAGCTCCATGTCTCCTCAGCTCCAGAGTCAACTGTCTCTCCCCGCAACggattccagcagcagcagtagcctCGCACGGGAAAGACCTCCACCGGCTGCCGGCCAGACGGAGCTGATGCCCTCCCTGTCTTTCACTCACACCAGTGGTTCCAAAACCCAGACGCTTCCCGCTCCCTGGACGGTGGCCCAGGAGGAAATCTCGCCCAGACAATCTGACCTCTGTGACAGTGACGCCGATTCAAAGAGGAAGCGCTTCTGCAACACGTACAACATCCTGAGCAAGTCGGGCCTGCTGGACATCACGCTGCGCACCAAGGAGCTCCTCCGGCAGAACCGCCGCACCCAGAGCGACCTGGAGCGGCTCAAAGAGAACACGGACCTGTTCCTCCAGGCGCTGCGGAGCGGAGACTCCAGCATCTGCGTGAAGCTGCAGGCCAGTCTTCAGGAGGAGGACcgggagaaggagagggagagagagagggccgCTCAGGCCAGCGTGAAGGCAGATTAG
- the znf410 gene encoding zinc finger protein 410 translates to MLSDELDSKPELLVQFVQNASIPLVQGLEDSESKHPCLPLLAPADGSLCSPLELTDGGLSHEPESAPSLSEFGGVSEQGALVVQTHSHPRASPSPPPILHDLQQSDSTSYVLLNLAKGITASSESLIFAADGGGDEEDEGVSSGDYGIDGSAPWYLRVQELAHDSLIAATRAQLARDARASQDARAAGVGNGDHSLVVADGDKRELPSRTGRPLSKQILRCSFEGCCRTFTWPAHLKYHLKTHRNDRMFRCGAEGCGKSFYVLQRLQVHMRTHNGEKPFICKEKNCGKKFTTAGNLKNHRRIHTGEKPFLCEADGCGRSFAEYSSLRKHMLVHSGEKPHLCGICGKTFSQSGSRNVHMRKRHGEEGLSSESRETGEALTQSSLLEADGENGDGMVTMTTAVEPMNLHHAMLRSPGSEDSVVVLSQPHELVTMTTEDHAYGEDVVALL, encoded by the exons ATGCTGTCTGATGAGCTTGACTCCAAACCAGAG CTGCTGGTGCAGTTTGTGCAGAACGCGTCCATCCCCTTGGTGCAGGGTCTGGAGGATTCGGAGTCCAAACACCCGTGCCTGCCCCTCCTGGCTCCAGCTGACGGCTCGCTGTGCAGCCCCCTGGAGCTCACAG ACGGAGGCCTGAGCCATGAGCCGGAGAGCGCTCCCTCCCTGTCGGAGTTCGGAGGAGTGTCGGAGCAAGGCGCCTTGGTGGTGCAGACGCACTCTCACCCGCGGGCGTCGCCCAGCCCCCCGCCCATCCTCCACGACCTGCAGCAGTCGGACAGCACGTCGTACGTGCTCCTGAACCTCGCCAAAG GCATCACAGCTTCCTCGGAGTCCCTGATATTCGCCGCGGATGGCGGcggggacgaggaggacgagggcgtGTCGTCCGGGGACTACGGGATCGACGGCAGCGCGCCCTGGTACCTGCGGGTTCAGGAGCTGGCGCACGACAGCCTGATCGCCGCCACCCGGGCGCAGCTGGCGAGGGACGCCAGGGCCAGCCAGGACGCCAGAGCCGCCGGCGTCGGCAACG GCGACCATAGCTTGGTTGTTGCGGACGGGGACAAGCGGGAGCTGCCGTCCCGGACCGGCCGGCCCCTCTCCAAGCAGATCCTGCGCTGCTCGTTCGAGGGATGCTGCAGGACGTTCACCTGGCCGGCCCACCTCAAATATCACCTCAAGACACACAG GAACGACCGGATGTTCAGGTGCGGGGCGGAGGGCTGCGGGAAGAGCTTCTACGtgctgcagaggctgcaggTTCACATGAGGACGCACAACGGCGAGAAGCCCTTCATCTGCAAGGAGAAGAACTGCGGCAAGAAGTTCACCACGGCCGGGAATCTGAAGAACCACCGGCGCATACACACAG GAGAGAAGCCGTTTCTGTGCGAGGCAGATGGCTGTGGGCGATCCTTCGCAGAGTATTCCAGCCTCCGAAAACACATGCTGGTGCATTCTG gtgagaagcctcatctGTGTGGGATCTGTGGGAAGACGTTCTCACAGTCTGGCAGCAGGAATGTGCACATGAGGAAGAGGCACGGAGAGGAGGGCCTCAGTagtgaaagcagagaaacag GTGAGGCTCTGACGCAGAGCAGCCTGCTGGAGGCGGACGGCGAGAACGGAGACGGTATGgtcaccatgacaacagccGTGGAACCCATGAATCTCCATCACGCCATGTTGAGATCTCCAG GCTCTGAAGACTCGGTGGTCGTTCTCTCGCAGCCCCATGAACTGGTGACCATGACAACGGAGGACCATGCATATGGAGAAGACGTGGTTGCTCTGCTGTAG
- the entpd5b gene encoding ectonucleoside triphosphate diphosphohydrolase 5 yields the protein MKPTAMLLLLALLSAAGLSQAFQTSLLDLSGILPSLSRPANHSRIFYAVMFDAGSTGTRIHVYTFIQSGSDELPLLDNEMFHSIKPGLSAYADHPEVAGQTVRMLLKVARKTVPRLEWKRTPLFLRATAGLRLLPAEKAQALLEQVQHVFDESPFSVPDNGVSIMNGTNEGILAWISLNFLTGHLKAPSKKTVGILDLGGGSTQITFLPKLKKTIESVPVADYIARFDFFNSTYELYTHSYLGNGLMAARLATLGALGAEGLEWRVFKSSCLPKKFRDEWSFGGLTYQVSGDPDGYVGYKLCYQEVLKVVKGIIHQPYELEDNNVFYAFSYYFDRAVDAGLIDGVQGGTLEVRDFKKRAKEVCNKMTKNPPVSPFLCMDMTYITCLLKDGFGFKESAVLQLTKKVNNVEASWALGATLDHFHHLKIR from the exons ATGAAGCCCACCGCGATGCTTCTCCTCCTGGCCCTCCTTTCTGCCGCTGGGCTGAGCCAAGCGTTCCAGACCTCGCTCCTGGATTTGTCTGGGATCCTTCCCAGCCTCAGCCGACCGGCAAACCACAGCCGCATCTTCTACGCCGTGATGTTTGACGCAGGGAGCACGGGGACGCGCATTCACGTCTACACCTTCATCCAGAGTGGCTCAG ACGAGTTGCCGCTTTTGGACAATGAGATGTTCCATTCCATAAAGCCCGGGCTGTCCGCGTACGCCGACCACCCCGAAGTG GCAGGGCAGACGGTGAGGATGCTGCTGAAGGTGGCCAGAAAGACGGTGCCTCGTCTGGAGTGGAAGAGGACCCCTCTGTTCCTCCGAGCCACGGCCGGACTCCGACTGCTGCCCGCGGAGAAAGcccaggctctgctggagcag GTTCAACACGTGTTTGACGAATCTCCCTTTTCAGTCCCAGACAACGGCGTCAGCATAATGAACGGCACCAACGAAG GGATCCTGGCTTGGATTTCTCTCAACTTTCTGACGG GTCACCTGAAGGCGCCGAGTAAGAAGACAGTGGGGATACTGGACTTGGGAGGAGGATCCACTCAGATCACTTTCCTGCCAAAGCTGAAG AAAACCATCGAAAGCGTCCCCGTCGCTGACTACATCGCCAGATTTGACTTCTTCAATTCCACATACGAGCTGTACACACACAG TTACCTCGGAAATGGACTGATGGCAGCACGGCTGGCCACGCTGGGCGCGCTGGGCGCAGAAG GCCTGGAGTGGCGGGTTTTCAAAAGTTCCTGCCTGCCAAAGAAGTTCAGGGACGAATGGAGCTTCGGAGGGCTGACCTATCAAGTGAGCGGGGACCCCGACG gTTATGTTGGATATAAGCTTTGTTATCAGGAAGTGCTTAAGGTGGTGAAGGGGATTATTCATCAGCCATACGAGCTGGAAGACAACAATGTTTTCTATGCATTCTCTTATTACTTTGACAGAGCTGTGGATGCGGGCCTTATCG ATGGAGTCCAAGGAGGGACGCTGGAGGTCAGAGACTTCAAGAAGAGAGCCAAAGAGG TGTGCAACAAGATGACCAAGAACCCGCCCGTCAGTCCCTTCCTGTGCATGGACATGACCTACATCACGTGTCTCCTCAAGGATGGCTTCGGCTTCAAGGAGAGCGCCGTGCTACAG CTGACAAAGAAAGTGAACAATGTGGAGGCCAGCTGGGCTCTGGGTGCTACGTTGGACCACTTCCACCACCTGAAGATCCGCTGA
- the LOC115402023 gene encoding methylmalonate-semialdehyde dehydrogenase [acylating], mitochondrial-like codes for MAALLLRSLRSTKTPLQLGRMCYSSSSVPTTKLFIDGKFVESSTSEWLDIHNPATNEVVGRVPKATQEEMLAAVDSCSRAFYSWSETSILSRQQIFLRYQQLIKDNIKELAKLITLEQGKTLADAEGDVFRGLQVVEHACSITSLMLGETLPSITKDMDTYTYRLPIGVCAGIAPFNFPAMIPLWMFPIGMVCGNTYLMKPSERVPGCTMLLAKLLQDSGAPDGTLNIIHGQHAAVNFICDHPAIKAISFVGSNQAGEYIYERGSKNGKRVQSNMGAKNHGVVMPDANKENTINQLVGAAFGAAGQRCMALSTAIFVGESREWLPELVERSRSLRVNAGDQPGADVGPLISPEAKARVESLIQTGVDEGAKLLLDGRKVHVKGYENGNFVGPTIIGNVAPDMTCYKEEIFGPVLVVLEADSLDEAISLINKNPYGNGTAIFTTNGATARKYTHEVDVGQIGVNVPIPVPLPMFSFTGSRGSFRGDTNFYGKQGIQFYTQIKTVTSQWKAEDATVTSPAVTMPTMGR; via the exons CCCACCACCAAGCTGTTCATCGATGGCAAGTTTGTTGAGTCCAGCACGTCCGAGTGGCTCGACATCCACAACCCT GCCACTAATGAAGTGGTGGGACGCGTTCCCAAAGCCACTCAGGAGGAGATGCTGGCGGCCGTGGACTCCTGCTCCAGAGCGTTCTACTCCTGGTCCGAGACCTCCATCctcagcaggcagcagatatTCCTGCGCTACCAGCAGCTCATCAAGGATAACATC AAAGAACTGGCTAAGCTGATCACCCTGGAGCAGGGCAAGACTCTTGCTGATGCAGAAGGAGACGTCTTTAGAGGACTGC AGGTGGTGGAGCACGCCTGCAGCATTACGTCCCTCATGCTGGGCGAGACCTTGCCCTCCATCACCAAGGACATGGACACCTACACCTACCGCCTGCCCATCGGCGTGTGCGCCGGCATCGCCCCGTTCAACTTCCCCGCCATGATCCCTCTCTGGATGTTCCCCATCGGAATGGTGTGTGGCAACACCTACCTGATGAAGCCCTCGGAGCGGGTCCCAGGATGCACCATGCTTTTGGCCAAGTTGCTCCAGGATTCTGGCGCTCCAGATGGCACGCTCAACATCATCCACGGGCAGCAcgcag cgGTGAATTTCATCTGCGACCATCCAGCCATCAAAGCCATCAGCTTTGTGGGATCCAACCAGGCCGGAGAGTACATCTACGAGCGCGGCTCCAAGAACGGCAAGAGAGTGCAGTCCAACATG GGTGCCAAGAACCATGGCGTGGTGATGCCCGACGCCAACAAAGAGAACACCATCAACCAGCTGGTGGGCGCCGCCTTCGGAGCAGCTGGCCAGCGCTGCATGGCGCTCTCCACCGCTATTTTTGTCGGGGAGTCTCGCGAATGGCTGCCGGAGCTGGTGGAGCGCTCCAGATCTCTGCGTGTCAATGCAG GAGATCAACCCGGGGCCGACGTGGGTCCACTGATCTCTCCCGAAGCCAAGGCCCGGGTGGAGTCTCTGATCCAGACCGGAGTGGATGAAGGGgccaagctgctgctggatgggaGAAAGGTTCACGTGAAAGGATATGAGAACGGGAACTTTGTGGGGCCCACCATCATCGGCAACGTTGCG CCCGACATGACGTGTTACAAGGAGGAGATCTTCGGCCCGGTGCTCGTCGTCCTCGAAGCGGACAGTCTGGACGAGGCCATTTCTCTCATCAACAAAAACCCCTACGGCAACGGCACCGCCATCTTCACCACCAACGGCGCCACGGCACGCAAATACACACACGAGGTGGACGTCGGCCAG ATCGGCGTGAACGTACCGATCCCCGTTCCCCTCCCCATGTTCTCCTTCACCGGCTCAAGAGGTTCATTCAGGGGCGACACCAACTTTTACGGCAAACAG ggCATCCAGTTCTACACTCAGATCAAGACCGTCACGTCACAGTGGAAGGCCGAGGACGCCACCGTGACCAGCCCGGCCGTTACCATGCCGACCATGGGACGCTAA